The following are encoded in a window of Salvelinus fontinalis isolate EN_2023a chromosome 40, ASM2944872v1, whole genome shotgun sequence genomic DNA:
- the LOC129839638 gene encoding uncharacterized protein LOC129839638 has protein sequence MDETPQSLIPAQDSGPQSSITVQPTPPQSSITAQPTPPPSSITAQPTPPPSSITAQPTPPPSSITAQPTPPQSSITAQPAPPPSSITAQPTPPQSSITAQPAHPPSSIMAQPAHPPSSITAQPAHPPSSIMAQPAHPPSSIMAQPAHPPSSIMAQSAHPQSSITAQPAHPPSSIMAQPAHPPSSITAQPAHPPSSIMAQPAHPPSSIMAQPAHPPSSITAQPAHPPSSITAQPAPPQTSIMAQGGSVVVAPQLVGCIVAGSVYQHISVTIPSHGADEELPKVKDKHKSNMKKKFGSIFEGLGKRGNTTLLDKIYTELYITAGESEGVNKEHEVWQIEDTARTKAFQDDAINCNDIFRSLDPKTEEHNDKSQSKQEVPIRTVLTNGIAGIGKTVSVQKFILDWAEGIANQDVDFVFALPFRDLNLIKDDCNLLKLLSDFHPELTDMQDAKKVVDGKVVFIFDGLDESQLPLCFHNNKRLSNVTEKTSVDMLLTNLIKGNMLPEALLWITSRPAAVDKIPSDCFDRVTEVRGFNDPQKEEYFKKRFSDDENLASKIISHIKTSRSLHIMCHIPFFCWITAMVFGKMLSKNDHGKVPLTEIYIRFLLTLTNMKNKKYNGKNEPDPRNLSEPDVQIILKLGKLAFQNLAKSNLVFSEDYLRECGIDVNEAFLLSGMCTEIFREEDSMFQAKMYSFVHLTIQEFFAALYVAFSYASENVNPFCLRDYQELPRKNYSVSGDTYFGDGDDDYRDDDCREDDCREDDCREDDFREDDFREDDLREDDLREDDFRDADCRDDDYRDNDFRDADFRDADFRDADCRDDDYRDNDFRDADFGDADFGGYDFGDADFRDDD, from the exons ATGGATGAGACTCCTCAGTCACTCATTCCAGCCCAGGACTCTGGTCCACAGTCCTCCATTACGGTTCAGCCTACCCCTCCACAGTCCTCCATTACGGCTCAGCCTACCCCTCCACCGTCCTCCATTACGGCTCAGCCTACCCCTCCACCGTCCTCCATTACGGCTCAGCCTACCCCTCCACCGTCCTCCATTACGGCTCAGCCTACCCCTCCACAGTCCTCCATTACGGCTCAACCTGCTCCTCCACCGTCCTCCATTACGGCTCAGCCTACCCCTCCACAGTCCTCCATTACGGCTCAACCTGCCCATCCACCGTCCTCCATTATGGCTCAACCTGCTCATCCACCGTCCTCCATTACGGCTCAACCTGCTCATCCACCGTCCTCCATTATGGCTCAACCTGCCCATCCACCGTCCTCCATTATGGCTCAACCTGCTCATCCACCGTCCTCCATTATGGCTCAATCTGCTCATCCACAGTCCTCCATTACGGCTCAACCTGCCCATCCACCGTCCTCCATTATGGCTCAACCTGCCCATCCACCGTCCTCCATTACGGCTCAGCCTGCCCATCCACCGTCCTCCATTATGGCTCAACCTGCCCATCCACCGTCCTCCATCATGGCTCAACCTGCCCATCCACCGTCCTCCATTACGGCTCAACCTGCCCATCCACCGTCCTCCATTACGGCTCAGCCTGCCCCTCCTCAGACCTCCATTATGGCTCAGGGTGGTTCTGTTGTCGTTGCACCCCAGCTTGTTGGCTGCATTGTTGCAGGTTCAGTTTATCAACACATCAGTGTTACTATCCCTTCACATGGTGCTG ATGAAGAGCTGCCAAAAGTCAAGGACAAACACAAGTCCAACATGAAGAAGAAGTTTGGGAGCATCTTTGAGGGGCTTGGAAAACGGGGAAACACAACATTGCTTGAcaagatctacacagagctctacatcacagcTGGGGAGAGTGAAGGGGTTAATAAAGAGCATGAGGTATGGCAGATTGAAGATACGGCTCGGACCAAAGCATTTCAAGACGATGCAATCAACTGCAATGACATCTTTAGATCTTTAGACCCGAAGACAGAGGAACATAATGACAAATCCCAATCCAAACAAGAGGTACCcatcagaactgtgctgacaaaTGGCATCGCTGGCATCGGAAAAACAGTCTCAGTGCAGAAGTTCATCCTTGACTGGGCAGAAGGAATAGCCAATCAGGATGTAGATTTTGTCTTCGCACTTCCATTTAGGGACTTGAATTTGATCAAAGATGACTGCAATCTCTTGAAACTCCTGAGTGACTTCCACCCTGAACTAACAGATATGCAGGACGCAAAGAAGGTGGTCGACGGTAAAGTTGTATTCATCTTTGATGGCCTCGATGAAAGCCAACTTCCACTGTGTTTCCATAACAACAAGAGGTTGTCTAATGTAACCGAGAAAACATCAGTGGACATGCTGCTGACAAACCTCATCAAGGGGAATATGCTTCCTGAAGCTCTCCTCTGGATAACCTCCCGACCAGCAGCAGTTGATAAGATACCCTCTGACTGTTTTGACCGTGTCACTGAAGTTCGAGGATTCAACGACCCACAGAAAGAAGAATACTTCAagaagagattcagtgatgatgAGAACCTGGCCAGCAAAATCATCTCCCACATAAAGACATCAAGaagcctccacatcatgtgccacatacCGTTCTTCTGTTGGATTACTGCCATGGTTTTTGGGAAAATGTTGAGCAAAAATGACCATGGAAAAGTCCCTCTGACTGAGATTTACATTCGCTTCCTACTCACTCTGACAAACATGAAGAACAAGAAATATAATGGGAAAAACGAACCAGATCCTCGTAATCTGTCAGAGCCTGACGTACAGATCATTCTGAAACTTGGAAAACTAGCCTTCCAAAACCTGGCAAAGAGCAATTTGGTGTTTTCTGAAGACTATTTGAGAGAGTGtggcattgatgtcaatgaagcCTTCTTACTCTCAGGGATGTGCACAGAGATCTTCAGAGAGGAGGACTCTATGTTTCAAGCAAAGATGTACAGCTTTGTGCATCTCACCATTCAAGAGTTCTTTGCAGCACTCTATGTTGCTTTCTCATATGCCAGTGAAAATGTCAACCCATTTTGTTTAAGAGACTACCAAGAGCTACCAAGAAAAAATTACAGTGTTTCTGGAGACACATATTTTGGAGACGGGGATGATGACTACAGGGATGATGACTGCAGGGAGGATGACTGCAGGGAGGATGACTGCAGGGAGGATGACTTCAGGGAGGATGACTTCAGGGAGGATGACTTAAGGGAGGATGACTTAAGGGAGGATGACTTCAGGGATGCTGACTGCAGGGATGATGACTACAGGGATAATGACTT